The genomic stretch CTCCTCCAGGAACCGCAGGGCCAGCGGGAGGATGTCGCCTCGTCGCTCCCGCAGCGTGGGCAGGAAGAGCGGCACCACGCGCAGGCGGTACATCAAGTCCGCGCGGAAGCGTCCCGCCTCCACTTCGCGCCGCAGCGGCCGGTGCGTGGCGGCGATGATGCGCACGTCCACGGGCACGGGCTGGCGGCCTCCCACGGGGATGACGGTGCGCGTCTCCAGCACACGCAGCATCTTCGCCTGGAGGTCCAGGGGCATCTCCGCCACCTCATCCAGGAACAGCGAGCCCTTGTCCGCGAGCCGGAAATGTCCTGGACTGTCGCGCACCGCGCCCGTGAAGGCGCCGCGCACATGGCCGAACAGCTCGCTCTCCAGCAGGTTGGGCGGCAGCGCCGCGCAGTTGATGGCGCGAAACGGCCCGCGCGCCCGTGCCGACAGCGCATGCAGCGCGTGAGCGATGTGCTCCTTGCCGGTTCCCGACTCCCCGCGAACGAGCACGCTGGACTCGGTGCGGGCCACCTTCTCGACGATGCGGAAGACGCGCTGCAACTCGGGCGCCTGGGTCCACAGGCCGTGGAACAGCTCCGCGCGACCGTTCGTCTCTTCCTCCGCGTCAGGCGAGAGGAGCAGGGCCCACCCGGATGCCCGAGGCCCACGCGCCAGGGGGACGGCGCGCACCCGCACGGGCTTCGAGCGCCCACCCACGCGCAGGCGGACGGAAGCCTCACGCCCGTTCTTCAGGACGGCGTCCAGCGGCTCCGTGCCGTCAGCGCGTACCAGGACCTGCGCCAGCGGTGTCCCGGCGCGCAGCGTGCCGCCCAGCAGGGTTTCGAGCGCGGGGGTGAGCGCGGTCACCTTCCTCGCGTCGTCCACGAGCAGCACGGGGCCCGCGAGGGCATCCAGGGCGGGAAGCGCGAGGTGGGAGGTGGGCATCGTCGGTGCATAGCCCGGCTCCCGGCGTCTTACGCAAGGCCCCGCATCATGAATGCCCAGTAGAGGCGTGGCAGGCCGTACTTCTTCAGCAGCCACATGTCGCGCCGCTCCTGCATGGTGTCGATGAAGGGGATGGTGGGCGCGGGCTTGCCGTCGTAGTCGAACTCGGCGAGCAGCAGGCGCCCGTAGCCGGTGGTGAGAGGGCAGGACGCGTAGCCGTCATACCGCGCGGGCAAGGGCAGGTCCTTCATGCAGGCCAGGAGGTTCTCCACCAGCACCGGCGCCTGCTTGCGGATGGCGGCGCCCGTTCGGCTGGTGGGCAGGTCCGACGCATCGCCGAGCGCGAAGACGTTCGGATGGTCCGGGTGCTGGAGCGTGTACTTGTCCGCCTTCACCCAGCCGGCATTCGGACCCTCCTGCCAGGACAGCGGGCTGCGCTTGATGAAGTCCGGCGCGCTCTGCGGCGGGGTGACGTGCATCATGTCGTAGGTCAGGGTGATGCGCTCCGTCTGCCCGTCGCGCGGGGCCTCGAAGGTGGCCTCGCGCCGCTCGCCGTCCACGGCGATGAGGTTGTGCTGGAAGCGGGGCGTGATGCCGTAGCGGTGCACCACGCCCTCCAGCACGGAGGCGAAGGGCTTCACGCCGAAGATGGTCTTGGCGCCGGAGCCGAAGACGACGCTGGTGCGCTCCAGCACGCCGGTGCGGCGGAAGTGGTCCGCGGCCAGGTACATGATTTTCTGCGGGGCCCCGGCGCACTTCACGGGCGTGGAGGGCTGGGTGAAGAGCGCGGTGCCACCCTGGAAGTTCTGGAGCAGGCGCCACGTCTTGGGCGCGAGCTGGACGTCGTAGTTGCTGCTGACGTGCGGCGTCTTCAGCGCCTCGCGAAGGCCCGCGACCTTGTCCCAGTCGAGCTGGATGCCAGGGGCGACGACGAGGAAGTCGTAGCCCAGGCGGAGGCCACCGCGGGTGTGGACCTCCCTCGCCTCCGGGTCTATCTCCGTGGCGGCGTCGCGCACCCACTTCACGCCGCGCGGGATGAGGCGGGACTCGTTGCGCACGGTGTCCTCGATGCGCGCCTCCCCGGCGCCCACCAGCGTCCACAGGGGTTGGTAGTAGTGGTGCTGGGAAGGCTCGAGGACGGCGACGCCCTTCTGTCCGGCGCGCGCCAGCCGGGCGGCCACCGCGATTCCGGCCGTGCCTCCTCCGATGATGAGGACGCGATGGTGTTCGCGCACCGGCACCACCACGGGGCTGGACGGCGTCACCGAATCCTCGCGGCCGAAGTCCTCGCTCGTCTGCATGTCGCGCGCTCCCTGTGACACGTGAAACGGGCAGGAAGCCCTAGCAGGGCGCATGCCACACTCGTCCCCGAGGGCAGGCCTCGGGTGACGGGGTGAACAGGGTGTTTCCCGACCGTTTCAGCGTGTTTCAGGGGCCGCGGGCCGCGGCACCTACTTCCCGAAGAGGCCGCGCAGGCGCTTCTTCGCTTCTTCCTCGGCGCGCTTCTTGGCCTCGGCCTCCAGGCGCGCCTTCTCCTCGGCGGCCTTGGCCTCCAACTCCCTGCGCTTGGCCTCGGCCTCGGCGCGAAGCTTGTCTTCGCCGCCTTCGATGAGGCCCTGCACCTGCTGGCCGCGCTCGCCGCCAATCAGGTTGCCCGCCAGCGACGAGGCCGCCAGCTTCGCGATTTGCGTCACCGCTGGCTTCACGTCCAGGCTGGTGATCTCCGGCTTCCACGCGGGGCCCGTCAGCTTCAGGCCCACGGGGATGGCGGCCGGCGGCGTCACCTTGCCCAGCGTCAGCGTCTTCACCGTGGACGGCGACAGCGACACGGAGCCCGTCAGGTCCAGCGCGCCGTCCAGCCGGATGCCGCCGTCGAAGCTCAGCTCCGCCTCCGGCCGCGACCACGTCAGCGGCTTGGAGAGTTGGGCCACGCCGTTCTTGATTTGCACGCTGAAGGGCAGGTCACCGCCCAGCTTCGTCACCTGCTCGTTCTTCAGGCCCTTGGCCGCGATGGGCAGCGCCTTGGCGAGCGGCTCGGACACCGCGGACACCAGGTCCTTGCCCAGCAGCTCGCCATCCAGCAGGTCGCCGTTGATGCCACCGAGCAGCGTCTGCTTGAGCTGGTCGGGCGTGTAGCCCACGCCCTTCACGTCCACGTTGCCGTTGAACTTTCCCGTCACGGCCTTCTGCGGCGTGAATTGCGTCAGCGCCTGCTCCACCGCGACGCCCTCCACCTTCACCTTCGCCTCGAAGGGGCGCTGCTCCGGCAGCGGGCCCAGGCGCACCGTGGTGCCGTCCGCGACGATGCGTCCGCCGTAGACGCCCGTGGAGAACTTCTCCACCGCGATGAGGTCGTCGGTCATCTTCACCACGCCCGTCACGTGGGTCATGTTCATCTCCATGTAGCGCAGCGTGCCCACCGCGAAGCGGATGTCGCCCCGGTAGCCGTTGAAGCGCGTCGGGTCATCCGACGGCGGCTCCTCCGGCGGCGGACCGCCGCGTGCCTGGACTTCCTCCTCGCTCATCATCAGCGCGTCCGCGTCCAGCTTCTGGCTCTTGAGGTCCGCGGAGAACGTCGTGGTCTGCTTCTTCCCCGCGCCCGCGAGCGCGAAGGACGCGCTGCCCGTCATCGTGTCCGCGAGCACGTTCGCGGTGAGCTTGGGGATGTCCACCTTCATGCCGGAGCCCTTGCCGGGCGCGTAGGTGCCCGCGGCGCTCAGGTCCATCCGCTGTCCCGGGGCCTTGTCCACCAGCAGGCCAGGCCGCAGGTCGATGCCGCCCAGGTCCGCCTTCGCGTCGAAGCGCAGGGCGCCGCCGGTGGCCGCCGCGCCGGAGACTCGCGCGGAGAGCTTCATCGCCCCGCCTGCGTCCTTGGTGAGCTGGGCCGGCACGCGCAGCCGCACGGGCGTCAGGTCCACGTTGACGTCAATCGCCTGGGCGTCCTGCGTGCCGCTGCCGCGCACGTCCAGGCCGATGGGGCCGGCAATCATCCCGTTGAGCTGCTTGCGCAGCGGCGGGTAGTACTCGGCGAGCGCGGCCGGGTCCAGGTTGCGGCCCGTCAGCTCGAAGCCCTCCACCGCGGGCTTGTCGGTGAGCAGGCCCTTCACGCTGCCCTTGCCGGTGAGGCTCGCGGGTCCCAGGTCCACCTTCAGCTTGTTGAGGGCCAGGTCACCGGTGGTGATGTCGCCCGCGACGTCGGTGTCCATGACGACGTCCAGCGCCTTGCCACCCTCGGAGCCGGTGAAGCTCAGGCCCAGGGCCTTGATGATGCCCACCAGCTTCGTGGGGCCCTGGCCGCCGGGAACGGCGCCGCCCAGGTCCGCCTGCCAGTCCGCGTCCAGCGTGCCCGCCTGCAGGCCGATGTCCGGCGGCAGGAAGGGGCCCAGCGGGGCGAGGTCGATTTTCTGCGCCTTCAGCGTCACGCGCTCGGGCGTGGGGACCAGCGTGGCCGGCAGCGGCGCGGCGTGCAGGGACACCTGGAGGTTCTGGGTGTCCGCGAGCACGGCGGCGGCCAGGTTCACCACCAGCGGCTTGCCCACGCGGAGGTCCTTCACCT from Myxococcus xanthus encodes the following:
- a CDS encoding sigma-54 interaction domain-containing protein, which encodes MPTSHLALPALDALAGPVLLVDDARKVTALTPALETLLGGTLRAGTPLAQVLVRADGTEPLDAVLKNGREASVRLRVGGRSKPVRVRAVPLARGPRASGWALLLSPDAEEETNGRAELFHGLWTQAPELQRVFRIVEKVARTESSVLVRGESGTGKEHIAHALHALSARARGPFRAINCAALPPNLLESELFGHVRGAFTGAVRDSPGHFRLADKGSLFLDEVAEMPLDLQAKMLRVLETRTVIPVGGRQPVPVDVRIIAATHRPLRREVEAGRFRADLMYRLRVVPLFLPTLRERRGDILPLALRFLEELHQRGTRRVERFSPGARRLLEEHPWPGNVRELRNVMEYAYVIGEGPVVREADLPPEFSEPRQAVPVTQPPLDASLEPERIRAALAQAGGNRSEAARLLGVSRVTLWRRLRDLGASVER
- a CDS encoding NAD(P)/FAD-dependent oxidoreductase, with the protein product MQTSEDFGREDSVTPSSPVVVPVREHHRVLIIGGGTAGIAVAARLARAGQKGVAVLEPSQHHYYQPLWTLVGAGEARIEDTVRNESRLIPRGVKWVRDAATEIDPEAREVHTRGGLRLGYDFLVVAPGIQLDWDKVAGLREALKTPHVSSNYDVQLAPKTWRLLQNFQGGTALFTQPSTPVKCAGAPQKIMYLAADHFRRTGVLERTSVVFGSGAKTIFGVKPFASVLEGVVHRYGITPRFQHNLIAVDGERREATFEAPRDGQTERITLTYDMMHVTPPQSAPDFIKRSPLSWQEGPNAGWVKADKYTLQHPDHPNVFALGDASDLPTSRTGAAIRKQAPVLVENLLACMKDLPLPARYDGYASCPLTTGYGRLLLAEFDYDGKPAPTIPFIDTMQERRDMWLLKKYGLPRLYWAFMMRGLA
- a CDS encoding AsmA family protein, with the protein product MSDTVVKKKRRWPYVLGGVFALLVIVVAVALWRLDAILLKTARDQAATYSQLLGRPIEIGDISTKLFPTIGAQVENVTVGPAEGEDLPLAQLALIDVRVAAGPLLSSSGKDIQVKNAEVSGLTVNLVRFADGTTNVQRLLQRLEEQQPKEEEAPAEESQPMDLSGVHVERAALTDGAIRFVDRGAGAQARELGVKDLDIEVKDLRVGKPLVVNLAAAVLADTQNLQVSLHAAPLPATLVPTPERVTLKAQKIDLAPLGPFLPPDIGLQAGTLDADWQADLGGAVPGGQGPTKLVGIIKALGLSFTGSEGGKALDVVMDTDVAGDITTGDLALNKLKVDLGPASLTGKGSVKGLLTDKPAVEGFELTGRNLDPAALAEYYPPLRKQLNGMIAGPIGLDVRGSGTQDAQAIDVNVDLTPVRLRVPAQLTKDAGGAMKLSARVSGAAATGGALRFDAKADLGGIDLRPGLLVDKAPGQRMDLSAAGTYAPGKGSGMKVDIPKLTANVLADTMTGSASFALAGAGKKQTTTFSADLKSQKLDADALMMSEEEVQARGGPPPEEPPSDDPTRFNGYRGDIRFAVGTLRYMEMNMTHVTGVVKMTDDLIAVEKFSTGVYGGRIVADGTTVRLGPLPEQRPFEAKVKVEGVAVEQALTQFTPQKAVTGKFNGNVDVKGVGYTPDQLKQTLLGGINGDLLDGELLGKDLVSAVSEPLAKALPIAAKGLKNEQVTKLGGDLPFSVQIKNGVAQLSKPLTWSRPEAELSFDGGIRLDGALDLTGSVSLSPSTVKTLTLGKVTPPAAIPVGLKLTGPAWKPEITSLDVKPAVTQIAKLAASSLAGNLIGGERGQQVQGLIEGGEDKLRAEAEAKRRELEAKAAEEKARLEAEAKKRAEEEAKKRLRGLFGK